A genomic window from Chlorobium phaeobacteroides DSM 266 includes:
- a CDS encoding TraR/DksA family transcriptional regulator, translating to MAKKGISISKKENEVIEEPVLTKTYLTDEELDHFKQLLLKRRDEVLRDLDILKSSLSDENVEDSINSNYSMHMADHGTETMDREQRFMFIARDEKYIGYIDQALDRIRNKTYGICIKSGKPIPKKRLEAVPHTSVRIEFKQVKK from the coding sequence ATGGCTAAAAAAGGCATCAGTATATCCAAAAAGGAAAACGAGGTTATCGAAGAACCTGTTCTGACGAAAACCTATTTGACCGACGAAGAGCTTGATCATTTCAAGCAGTTACTGCTTAAAAGAAGGGATGAGGTGCTTCGTGATCTTGATATTCTGAAATCCTCACTATCCGATGAGAATGTCGAGGATTCCATTAATTCAAATTATTCAATGCACATGGCTGATCATGGCACTGAAACGATGGATCGCGAACAGCGGTTCATGTTCATTGCGCGCGATGAAAAGTACATCGGCTATATCGATCAGGCGCTTGACAGGATCAGAAACAAGACCTATGGTATCTGCATTAAATCAGGCAAGCCCATTCCCAAGAAGCGGCTTGAGGCGGTTCCGCATACATCGGTGAGAATCGAGTTCAAGCAGGTGAAAAAATAG